In Nymphaea colorata isolate Beijing-Zhang1983 chromosome 3, ASM883128v2, whole genome shotgun sequence, a genomic segment contains:
- the LOC116251526 gene encoding thioredoxin domain-containing protein 9 homolog isoform X2 has protein sequence MSSMDEAAIQQIMEKQILTVAKAVEDKLDDEITALDRLDLDDLEALRERRLLQLKKMAEKRSRWLSLGHGEYQELQSEKDFFPAVKASDRVVCHFYRENWPCKVVDKHLSILAKQHIETRFLKIHAEKSPFLAERLKIVVLPTLALIKNAKVEDYVVGFDELGGTDDFSTEELEERLAKSQVISFEGESSASRSTAKAANKRSVRQADKQGSSDSE, from the exons ATGTCATCCATGGACGAAGCAGCAATTCAACAG ATCATGGAGAAGCAGATCCTGACGGTGGCGAAGGCGGTTGAGGACAAGTTGGACGACGAGATCACTGCGCTTGACCGGCTAGACCTCGACGATCTGGAGGCGCTGAGGGAAAGGAGGTTGCTGCAGCTCAAGAAGATGGCCGAGAAGAGGAGCCGGTGGCTCTCGCTAGGCCACGGAGAGTACCAGGAGCTGCAGTCCGAGAAGGATTTCTTCCCGGCCGTCAAGGCCAGTGATCGCGTCGTCTGCCATTTCTATCGAGAGAACTGGCCTTGCAAG GTGGTGGACAAACATCTGAGTATTCTAGCAAAGCAGCACATAGAAACTCGCTTTTTAAAGATTCATGCGGAGAAGAGCCCCTTCCTGGCTGAAAGGCTCAAAATAGTTGTTTTGCCAACGTTGGCCCTAATAAAAAATGCCAAAGTTGAAGATTATGTG GTTGGCTTTGATGAGCTTGGTGGAACTGATGATTTCAGCACGGAAGAGCTGGAGGAGAGGCTGGCAAAATCGCAAGTAATCTCATTTGAAGGTGAATCGTCTGCAAGCCGTTCTACTGCCAAGGCTGCAAACAAAAGAAGCGTTCGACAAGCCGACAAACAGGGTTCTTCAGACTCCGAATAA
- the LOC116249756 gene encoding putative pumilio homolog 8, chloroplastic has protein sequence MADDASFLDDLFLYGEGTPKPDLTDWTFLPPYPSAGCLPLGASSVYDTQIKDPSRQVAGVRASGDRKPLYNNNDAGSFYNLAGLPPPCCASGNRSANCGTGFNLPGSAVHANLVAEPALSLRQQMVLELVRQHVLLRMMNRGEPFNANMYCGGPVPSFPSCSCSLCDLNLEKLSISDPVSETLGLRRGANRERASRARGKQKSPVHYGLDVLPNWSRVKDERGEQAGKELSTFIQEQQDCKYTSLEEVKGKMVVLAKEQRGGRFLQSKCKYGSPEELQMIFMEIKDHVFELMCDGYGNYLVQALLEACDGRQRIEIIFTVTRTNHLFIEMSIHINGTRVVQKLLETIKSKEEKSLIRSALQPGLVKLMTDSNGNHVLNLWLTLFSDGEETGDIEFIINAAARHCVQIATHPSGCIMMQKCLQHSKGRLKRLLINEIIENSLHLSQDPFGNYIVQHIFGLGIPWIRPKVLDKLKGHFLSLSLQKYSSNVVEECLRVSAEKELTQIIRELLDSPDFVMLLKGEYGNYVAQSALSVSEGYAIQSDLVKSVQANASFLRCPYGKKVLSRANSMALHDTVVPRSDSNRWR, from the exons ATGGCGGACGACGCTTCGTTCTTAGACGACCTTTTTTTGTACGGTGAAGGCACTCCCAAACCCGACCTGACGGACTGGACGTTTCTGCCGCCCTACCCCTCCGCCGGCTGCCTCCCCCTCGGTGCCTCCTCGGTCTACGACACCCAAATCAAGGACCCTTCGCGTCAAGTGGCCGGAGTCCGAGCCTCCGGCGATCGGAAGCCGTTGTACAACAACAATGACGCGGGTTCTTTTTATAACTTGGCTGGGTTACCTCCCCCTTGCTGCGCATCCGGGAACCGTTCTGCCAACTGCGGAACGGGGTTCAACCTGCCTGGCTCGGCGGTGCATGCGAACTTGGTAGCCGAACCGGCTCTTTCTCTGCGGCAGCAGATGGTGCTGGAGCTCGTTAGGCAGCACGTCCTTCTTCGTATGATGAACCGTGGCGAACCTTTCAACGCGAATATGTACTGTGGAGGGCCTGTACCCAGCTTTCCTTCATGTTCGTGCAGCCTTTGCGATCTAAACTTGGAAAAGTTGAGCATCTCGGACCCCGTCTCCGAGACGCTTGGGTTAAGGCGGGGGGCGAACAGGGAGCGCGCTTCCAGGGCACGAGGTAAACAGAAAAGTCCAGTCCACTACGGGCTGGATGTGCTGCCGAACTGGAGCAGGGTGAAGGACGAGCGAGGGGAGCAAGCGGGGAAAGAGTTGTCTACGTTTATTCAGGAGCAGCAAGACTGCAAGTATACGTCGCTCGAGGAGGTCAAGGGCAAGATGGTGGTACTTGCGAAGGAGCAGCGTGGTGGCCGGTTCTTGCAGAGCAAATGCAAATATGGTTCGCCAGAGGAATTACAGATGATCTTTATGGAGATTAAAGATCATGTGTTCGAGTTGATGTGTGATGGTTACGGGAATTATCTCGTTCAGGCTCTCTTGGAAGCCTGCGATGGAAGGCAGAGGATAGAAATAATTTTCACTGTCACTCGGACAAACCATCTGTTTATTGAAATGTCTATTCACATTAATGG GACACGGGTCGTGCAGAAACTGTTGGAAACTATCAAGTCAAAGGAGGAGAAATCTCTGATTCGCTCAGCCTTACAACCCGGGCTGGTGAAGTTGATGACAGATTCGAACGGTAATCATGTTCTGAATCTTTGGCTGACATTATTCAGCGATGGAGAAGAAACTGGAGACATTGAG TTTATCATTAATGCTGCTGCACGTCATTGCGTCCAAATTGCAACTCATCCTAGTGGATGTATTATGATGCAAAAATGTTTGCAACATTCTAAGGGAAGGCTGAAACGTCTATTGATTAATGAAATTATCGAAAATTCACTGCATCTTTCCCAGGATCCTTTTGG CAACTACATCGTGCAGCATATATTTGGCCTAGGAATACCATGGATACGACCCAAGGTTTTGGACAAGCTTAAAGGTCATTTCTTGTCCCTGTCCTTGCAAAAATACAGCAGTAACGTGGTGGAAGAATGCCTGAGAGTAAGTGCAGAAAAGGAACTAACCCAAATTATCAGAGAGCTCCTCGACTCTCCAGATTTTGTGATGCTTCTAAAAGGCGAGTATGGCAACTACGTTGCCCAGTCCGCACTGAGTGTATCAGAG GGATATGCTATTCAGAGTGATCTGGTCAAGTCGGTACAAGCAAACGCTTCTTTTCTACGCTGCCCATATGGGAAAAAGGTTTTAAGCCGTGCAAATTCAATGGCTCTTCATGATACTGTGGTACCAAGATCGGATTCCAATCGGTGGAGATGA
- the LOC116250851 gene encoding FRIGIDA-like protein 3: MADSEPVLFSRIESTSSLIEQLHKAFGDLETHRGASLSCKLQWEELQEHFSTIESSLKKRFDELEKKEKEFEAKAAETHESLKQREVAVAAKEQASLDRLQVLKGSAVAEIEEACSKYKKAPSPKTADTSANSECKVSSYSNGEPNAPLSGMEENLPDSPSRSAPAEAAEVKPRPQLKQLCEEMDAIGLLNFISENRKVLSAIREEVPVALKSATNPAQLVLDSLEGFYPPGQTTSPGDKRDGALLGLRRSCILLLESLAPLSTGTTPDADHPVITPGIKQQAKAIADEWKPTLADVDADAANGNSLEVQAFLQLLATFNISSDFDEDELCKLVLAVSRRKQTPELCHALGLAHKMPGVIESLTNSGRQIDAVNFIYAFKLTESFPPVPLLKTYLKDVRRASQGKGGNAGPGAAQNYGNAKELAALRAIMKCIEEHKLETEYPLDPLQKRVAQLDKAKADKKRMGETAKPQPKRSRANPGSHGHWMGMTGSTRVADVAERGAYNNHGPDNRYIYPSATGYNYQVQAGYNAINQGRYDQQRSHGRPYLYPESLVASPAAPYSATTTGYGGVYMGSGLQSSHVPPTYL, translated from the exons ATGGCCGATTCTGAACCAGTACTCTTCTCGCGTATTGAATCCACAAGTTCACTGATTGAGCAACTTCACAAGGCGTTTGGTGATCTGGAGACTCACAGAGGTGCTTCCTTAAGCTGCAAACTGCAGTGGGAGGAGCTACAGGAACACTTTTCTACCATTGAAAGTTCATTGAAAAAGAGATTTGATGAAttagagaagaaggagaaggaattTGAAGCCAAGGCAGCTGAAACCCATGAATCTCTCAAGCAGAGAGAAGTAGCTGTTGCTGCCAAAGAACAGGCATCATTGGATCGTTTGCAGGTGCTGAAAGGTTCTGCTGTTGCTGAGATTGAGGAGGCATGCAGCAAGTACAAAAAAGCACCATCCCCAAAAACAGCAGATACTTCTGCCAATTCTGAATGCAAGGTAAGTAGCTATTCTAATGGTGAACCCAATGCACCATTATCTGGTATGGAGGAGAATTTGCCTGATAGCCCAAGCAGGTCTGCACCTGCTGAAGCGGCTGAAGTTAAGCCCCGTCCGCAGTTGAAGCAATTATGTGAAGAAATGGATGCAATAGGGCTTCTGAATTTCATTTCGGAGAACCGGAAAGTTCTTTCTGCAATACGTGAGGAGGTTCCAGTTGCCCTGAAAAGTGCGACCAATCCAGCACAGTTGGTGCTGGATTCGCTGGAGGGGTTTTACCCTCCTGGTCAAACAACCTCTCCTGGGGATAAGAGGGATGGTGCCCTTTTGGGTTTGAGAAGGTCTTGTATTCTGTTGTTGGAGTCACTGGCTCCCCTTTCAACAGGAACTACACCAGATGCGGATCACCCTGTGATCACCCCTGGAATTAAACAGCAAGCGAAGGCAATTGCTGATGAGTGGAAGCCTACATTGGCTGATGTGGATGCTGATGCTGCCAATGGCAATTCATTGGAAGTTCAGGCATTCCTGCAGCTACTGGCTACTTTTAACATTTCGTCAGATTTTGATGAAGATGAACTATGCAAGCTTGTACTTGCAGTCTCCCGTCGCAAGCAAACACCTGAGCTCTGCCATGCTCTTGGACTTGCACACAAAATGCCAG GTGTCATTGAATCACTTACAAACAGTGGGAGGCAAATTGATGCTGTCAACTTTATATACGCCTTCAAGCTTACTGAGAGCTTCCCACCTGTACCTCTTCTAAAGACATATTTGAAGGATGTGAGGAGAGCTTCACAAGGGAAGGGTGGAAATGCTGGTCCTGGTGCTGCTCAG AATTATGGCAATGCAAAAGAGTTGGCTGCTCTGAGAGCCATAATGAAGTGTATTGAAGAACACAAACTGGAGACAGAGTACCCGCTTGACCCCCTTCAAAAACGGGTGGCACAGTTGGACAAAGCAAAGGCAGACAAGAAAAGGATGGGTGAAACCGCGAAACCCCAACCGAAACGGTCTCGTGCCAATCCTGGCAGCCATGGACATTGGATGGGCATGACTGGCTCTACTAGAGTGGCAGATGTGGCGGAAAGAGGTGCATACAACAATCATGGGCCAGATAATAGGTACATATATCCATCGGCGACTGGGTACAACTACCAGGTACAGGCTGGTTACAATGCCATAAACCAAGGTCGTTACGACCAGCAAAGAAGCCATGGAAGGCCTTATCTTTATCCGGAAAGTTTGGTGGCATCTCCTGCTGCTCCTTACAGTGCAACTACAACCGGTTATGGTGGAGTTTATATGGGTAGTGGATTGCAGTCTTCCCACGTTCCCCCTACATATCTTTGA
- the LOC116250865 gene encoding metal transporter Nramp2-like, with protein MSPVAEEEMEENALLASADDDEEEEKAFEVREKVVIGIPQEDGDTDASPAFSWRKLWLFTGPGFLMSIAFLDPGNLEGDLQAGAIAGDSLLWLLLWATVMGLMIQLLSARLGVATGRHLAELCRDEYPAAARVSLWLMAELALIGADIQEVIGSAIAIKILSNGFFPLWAGVLITAVDSFIFLFLENYGVRKLEAVFGVLIATMALSFAWMFADTHPDGRQLLLGVLVPRLSSKTIRQAVGVVGCIIMPHNVFLHSALVQSRNIDIKNKCRVQEALKYYSIESSLALFVSFIINLLVTTVFAKGFYGTKEAENIGLANAGQYLQEKYGGGVLPILYIWGIGLLAAGQSSTITGTYAGQFIMGGFLNLRMKKWMRAVITRSFAIVPTIVVALVFNTSESALDVLNEWLNVLQSLQIPFALIPLLFLVSKEQIMGVFKIGSVTKVIAWFVASLVMVINGYLVLDFFSNEVSGPWIGALFCTGVAIYLGFVAYLISFGARASWSDVSLLKSLPMLRRDEHRFASLITLHV; from the exons ATGAGTCCGGTTGCAGAGGAGGAGATGGAAGAGAACGCCCTCCTCGCCTCTGCCGACGacgacgaggaggaggagaaggcgTTCGAGGTGCGAGAGAAGGTGGTCATCGGCATCCCGCAAGAAGACGGCGACACGGATGCCTCCCCGGCGTTCTCCTGGCGGAAGCTCTGGCTGTTCACCGGCCCGGGGTTCCTCATGAGCATCGCCTTCCTCGACCCGGGGAACCTCGAGGGCGATCTCCAGGCGGGGGCGATTGCCGGGGACTCGTTGCTCTGGCTGTTGCTCTGGGCCACCGTCATGGGCCTCATGATCCAGCTGCTTTCCGCCCGTCTCGGCGTCGCCACCGGCCGGCACCTCGCCGAGCTGTGCAGGGATGAGTATCCGGCAGCGGCGAGGGTCTCATTATGGCTGATGGCGGAACTCGCTCTCATCGGGGCAGATATCCAGGAGGTCATCGGCAGCGCCATCGCTATCAAGATCCTCAGCAATGGCTTCTTCCCTCTTTGGGCTGGCGTGCTCATTACCGCCGTCGATAG ctttatatttttatttttggagaaCTATGGGGTGAGGAAATTGGAAGCTGTATTTGGAGTATTGATTGCGACCATGGCTCTTTCTTTTGCTTGGATGTTTGCAGACACCCATCCAGATGGAAGGCAATTACTATTGG GTGTGCTGGTCCCAAGGCTCAGCTCCAAAACTATAAGGCAAGCTGTCGGGGTTGTAGGTTGCATAATTATGCCACATAATGTATTCCTGCATTCTGCTCTCGTCCAATCAAGAAATattgatataaaaaataagtGTCGAGTTCAGGAAGCTCTCAAGTATTACTCAATCGAATCGTCATTGGCACTGTTTGTCTCGTTTATAATAAATCTGCTGGTCACGACTGTTTTTGCAAAGGGTTTCTATGGGACAAAGGAAGCCGAAAATATTGGTCTTGCAAATGCTGGACAGTACCTTCAAGAAAAGTATGGAGGGGGAGTGTTGCCGATACTTTACATTTGGGGAATTGGATTATTAGCAGCTGGACAAAGTAGCACAATTACAGGAACATATGCTGGACAGTTTATCATGGGTGGTTTCCTCAATCTCCGCATGAAGAAATGGATGAGAGCTGTAATTACAAGAAGTTTTGCCATTGTGCCCACGATAGTTGTTGCGTTGGTGTTCAACACATCTGAATCTGCTCTTGATGTATTGAACGAATGGCTTAATGTCCTTCAATCACTGCAGATACCATTTGCTCTTATTCCTCTACTTTTTTTGGTGTCAAAGGAGCAAATCATGGGCGTTTTTAAGATAGGATCTGTCACGAAA GTCATCGCATGGTTTGTGGCCTCACTGGTGATGGTGATCAATGGCTATCTTGTTTTGGATTTCTTTTCTAATGAAGTCAGTGGTCCATGGATTGGTGCTCTATTTTGCACTGGTGTAGCCATATATCTGGGCTTCGTAGCCTATCTCATCTCATTTGGAGCTCGTGCAAGCTGGTCCGATGTCTCTTTGCTGAAATCCTTGCCCATGCTTAGGAGAGATGAACACCGGTTTGCAAGTTTGATCACACTTCATGTTTGA